A single window of Nocardia sp. NBC_01327 DNA harbors:
- the galE gene encoding UDP-glucose 4-epimerase GalE has protein sequence MKLLVTGGAGYVGGVCAQVLLEDGHEVVVVDDVSTGNAEGVPGGAKFIEGDIATVGVELIASESFDGVLHFAAQSLVGESVVQPEKYWHGNVVKTLALLEAMREAGTPRLVFSSTAAVYGEPEQVPIVEDAPKRPTNPYGASKLSIDYAITSYAAAHGLAATSLRYFNVAGAYAGLGENRMVETHLIPLVLQTALGHRESISVFGTDYPTPDGSAVRDYIHIRDLAQAHLLALAQSQPGKHRIFNLGSGTGFSVREVIDSCRRVTGLPITSVDALRRAGDPAVLIASSELATAELGWRPEHTDLDEIVADAWEFLRSLGNRAHSAR, from the coding sequence GTGAAACTTCTGGTAACCGGAGGCGCGGGCTACGTCGGTGGCGTCTGCGCGCAGGTTCTGCTCGAAGACGGCCACGAGGTGGTTGTCGTCGATGATGTTTCGACCGGTAATGCCGAGGGTGTTCCGGGTGGCGCGAAGTTCATCGAAGGCGATATCGCCACGGTCGGCGTAGAGCTGATCGCCTCCGAATCCTTCGACGGCGTGCTGCATTTCGCGGCCCAGTCGCTCGTCGGCGAGTCGGTGGTGCAGCCGGAGAAGTACTGGCACGGCAATGTGGTGAAGACCCTGGCGCTGCTGGAGGCGATGCGCGAGGCGGGCACGCCGCGCCTGGTGTTCTCCTCCACCGCGGCGGTGTACGGCGAACCGGAGCAGGTGCCGATCGTCGAGGACGCGCCCAAGCGCCCGACCAATCCCTATGGCGCGTCGAAGCTCTCGATCGACTACGCCATTACCTCGTACGCCGCGGCGCACGGGCTGGCGGCCACCAGCCTCCGGTATTTCAATGTGGCCGGCGCGTATGCCGGGCTCGGCGAGAACCGCATGGTGGAAACCCATCTCATCCCCCTCGTGCTGCAGACGGCGCTGGGCCATCGGGAATCGATCTCGGTCTTCGGCACCGACTATCCGACCCCGGACGGCAGCGCGGTGCGCGACTACATTCACATTCGCGATCTGGCGCAGGCGCATCTGCTGGCGCTGGCGCAGTCGCAGCCGGGCAAGCACCGCATCTTCAATCTCGGTAGCGGTACCGGTTTCTCGGTGCGCGAGGTGATCGACTCCTGCCGGCGCGTGACCGGCCTGCCGATCACCTCGGTGGACGCACTGCGGCGGGCGGGCGATCCGGCGGTGCTCATCGCCTCCAGCGAGCTGGCCACGGCCGAACTGGGCTGGCGACCCGAACACACCGATCTGGACGAGATCGTCGCCGACGCGTGGGAATTCCTGCGCTCGCTCGGCAATCGCGCGCACAGCGCCCGCTAG
- a CDS encoding metal-dependent transcriptional regulator encodes MKDLVDTTEMYLRTIYDLEEEGVTPLRARIAERLEQSGPTVSQTVARMERDGLLTVAGDRHLELTDKGRGMAVSVMRKHRLAERLLVDIIGLDWENVHAEACRWEHVMSEEVERRLVEVLNNPTTSPYGNPIPGLDELGVPPRSGAEEKLIRLSDLPSGQSAAVVVRRLSEHIQTDPEVIGQLREAGVVPDARVNVETRPGSVVILVPGHEGYELSDEMAHAVQVKLV; translated from the coding sequence GTGAAGGATCTGGTCGACACCACGGAGATGTACCTCCGTACCATCTACGACCTCGAGGAGGAGGGTGTCACGCCCCTGCGCGCTCGCATTGCCGAGCGCCTCGAGCAGAGCGGTCCCACGGTGAGCCAGACGGTGGCGCGGATGGAGCGCGACGGTTTGCTGACCGTTGCCGGTGACCGCCACCTCGAATTGACCGACAAGGGCCGGGGCATGGCGGTTTCCGTGATGCGCAAGCACCGCCTGGCCGAGCGGCTGCTGGTCGATATCATCGGCCTGGACTGGGAGAACGTGCACGCCGAGGCCTGCCGCTGGGAGCACGTCATGAGCGAGGAGGTCGAGCGCCGCCTCGTCGAGGTGCTCAACAACCCCACGACCTCGCCCTACGGCAATCCCATTCCCGGACTGGACGAGCTGGGCGTGCCGCCGCGCTCGGGCGCCGAGGAGAAGCTGATCCGCCTCTCGGACCTGCCCTCGGGCCAGTCCGCCGCGGTGGTCGTGCGCCGCCTGTCCGAGCACATCCAGACCGATCCCGAGGTCATCGGCCAGCTGCGCGAAGCCGGCGTGGTGCCCGACGCACGCGTCAATGTGGAGACCAGGCCGGGTTCGGTGGTCATTCTGGTGCCGGGCCACGAAGGTTATGAACTGTCCGATGAGATGGCGCATGCCGTCCAGGTGAAGTTGGTCTGA
- a CDS encoding acetoin utilization protein AcuC, which produces MPGRAREDGTVVWTDRFLDYTWTPEHPMRPVRLQFTMALARSLGLLDGVETLTPVAAGDSELLRVHTHDYIEAVKHAQQPAGVMPAAPPYGLGSADNPVFPHMHEAASVIVGGTLAAAQEIAAGRTRRAVSIGGGMHHAMPDSAAGFCVYNDVAVAISWLLDNGFDRIAYLDVDVHHGDGVQRVFYGDPRVLTLSIHQHPATLWPNTGWPEETGAGAAEGTAINLPIMPGTRDPLWLRGFHAVAPGALAAFRPQIVISQCGVDTHREDPLADLELSVDGQRAAFIAMRDLADRYAEGRWLAVGGGGYGLIRVVPRAWTHLLATALDRTIDPDTPIPREWQELVEAYAPTVAPPGTMGDGADTGFERWDGPGGGRETGDERTDRARRALDTSVLATRRATFGLLGLDPEDPRD; this is translated from the coding sequence ATGCCTGGCCGCGCGCGTGAAGACGGAACCGTCGTATGGACCGATCGGTTCCTCGATTACACGTGGACGCCGGAGCACCCGATGCGGCCGGTCCGGCTGCAGTTCACCATGGCGCTGGCCCGGAGTCTGGGACTGCTGGACGGGGTGGAGACGCTGACACCTGTCGCGGCCGGGGATTCGGAACTGCTGCGGGTGCACACCCATGACTACATAGAGGCCGTCAAGCACGCTCAGCAACCGGCGGGCGTCATGCCCGCCGCACCGCCGTACGGACTCGGCTCGGCCGACAATCCGGTCTTTCCGCATATGCACGAGGCGGCGTCGGTGATTGTCGGCGGCACCCTCGCGGCGGCGCAGGAGATCGCGGCCGGGCGCACCCGCCGGGCGGTGAGCATCGGCGGCGGCATGCATCACGCCATGCCCGATTCGGCGGCCGGATTCTGCGTGTACAACGATGTGGCGGTGGCGATTTCGTGGCTGCTCGACAATGGCTTCGATCGCATCGCATACCTCGATGTGGACGTGCACCACGGTGACGGTGTGCAGCGCGTGTTCTACGGCGATCCACGGGTACTGACGCTGTCCATCCATCAGCATCCGGCGACGCTGTGGCCCAATACCGGATGGCCGGAGGAGACCGGCGCGGGCGCGGCCGAGGGCACCGCCATCAATCTGCCGATCATGCCCGGCACCCGGGATCCGCTGTGGCTGCGCGGTTTCCATGCGGTCGCCCCCGGCGCGCTGGCGGCCTTCCGGCCGCAGATCGTGATCAGCCAGTGCGGTGTCGACACCCATCGGGAGGACCCGCTCGCCGATCTGGAATTGAGCGTGGACGGGCAGCGCGCGGCCTTCATCGCCATGCGCGATCTGGCCGATCGGTATGCCGAGGGCCGCTGGCTCGCGGTCGGCGGCGGGGGATACGGGCTCATCCGGGTGGTGCCGCGGGCCTGGACGCATCTGCTGGCCACGGCGCTGGACCGGACCATCGACCCCGATACCCCGATTCCGCGGGAGTGGCAGGAACTGGTCGAGGCGTACGCGCCCACCGTGGCGCCGCCCGGCACCATGGGCGACGGCGCCGATACCGGCTTCGAACGCTGGGACGGTCCCGGCGGTGGCCGCGAGACCGGCGATGAGCGGACCGACCGCGCGCGGCGCGCCCTGGACACATCCGTATTGGCAACACGCCGCGCGACTTTCGGGCTGCTCGGCCTGGATCCGGAGGATCCCCGTGACTGA